Proteins encoded together in one Amblyraja radiata isolate CabotCenter1 chromosome 11, sAmbRad1.1.pri, whole genome shotgun sequence window:
- the LOC116978750 gene encoding protein FAM187B-like produces MWNENVLLFILGMLFLIGGLPNFLNQDDWANCSGKAPCSLAFLSNNPLSLRCPSATEVPAGSVYWQYQDLSQPQAQPSTFITSGHLTVYQGPMGDLGSRADLHRGSLIMDTAKTSDTGLYLCKSANSTLAAYQVDVQDSSLVYVSHQGLGESILTNQTLRVNVGSSQHMVKLYTRWGPWQECNRCNVIGEQKVMGFCYAKLSYTDKDEDEDEALEVNGITLPCGLMELFIGQSLPRRGAELHYQWCRQPCKKEQQPLEIAANLLLLEIGEWWRWWCGREPVFDWMEPRTTLVQSTYHGIRDNARMTCPGASVYTPVLWQRDSTFITQGGSSDGRHRLVDAMGGMYEIKSVMPSDRGIYRCWVHGRRVASFHIETPEKPVVHRPVNRRLLRRVTTIVGTIAMVFIISAVVEILHT; encoded by the coding sequence ATGTGGAATGAAAATGTATTGCTTTTCATTCTGGGCATGCTGTTTCTAATAGGCGGCTTGCCCAACTTCCTAAACCAGGACGACTGGGCTAACTGCTCGGGCAAAGCCCCCTGCTCCCTGGCCTTCCTATCGAACAATCCGCTCAGCCTGCGTTGCCCGAGTGCCACAGAAGTACCAGCAGGCTCTGTGTACTGGCAGTACCAGGACCTCAGCCAGCCTCAAGCCCAACCCAGCACCTTCATCACATCTGGGCACTTGACGGTGTACCAAGGGCCGATGGGCGATCTGGGAAGCCGAGCCGATCTACATCGAGGCTCCTTGATCATGGACACGGCGAAGACCTCAGACACGGGCCTGTACCTGTGTAAGTCGGCTAATTCCACCCTAGCCGCCTACCAGGTGGATGTGCAGGACTCGTCTCTGGTTTACGTGTCCCACCAAGGGCTGGGGGAGAGCATTCTGACAAACCAGACCCTGAGGGTGAACGTGGGCTCTTCCCAGCACATGGTCAAGCTCTACACCCGCTGGGGACCATGGCAGGAATGTAACCGGTGTAACGTAATCGGGGAGCAGAAGGTGATGGGCTTCTGTTACGCCAAACTTAGCTACACCGACAAGGACGAGGACGAGGACGAGGCACTGGAGGTGAATGGCATCACCTTGCCCTGCGGGCTAATGGAGCTATTCATTGGGCAGTCCTTGCCCCGGCGCGGCGCTGAGCTCCACTACCAATGGTGCCGCCAGCCGTGCAAGAAGGAGCAACAACCTTTGGAGATCGCAGCCAATCTTCTGTTGCTGGAGATTGGCGAatggtggcggtggtggtgtGGTCGGGAGCCTGTGTTCGACTGGATGGAGCCGCGTACAACTCTTGTGCAGTCGACGTACCACGGCATCCGTGACAACGCCCGGATGACATGCCCGGGGGCGTCGGTGTACACGCCCGTTCTATGGCAGCGCGACTCCACCTTTATCACCCAAGGTGGCAGCAGTGACGGGAGACACCGGCTGGTCGACGCCATGGGCGGCATGTATGAAATCAAAAGTGTGATGCCCTCCGACCgcggcatctaccgctgctgggtGCATGGGCGTAGGGTTGCCTCCTTCCACATCGAGACGCCCGAGAAGCCAGTGGTGCACCGCCCCGTCAACCGGCGACTGCTCAGACGCGTAACAACCATCGTCGGCACGATCGCCATGGTCTTTATAATCAGCGCCGTGGTTGAAATATTACACACCTAG